In Vespula vulgaris chromosome 10, iyVesVulg1.1, whole genome shotgun sequence, the following are encoded in one genomic region:
- the LOC127066709 gene encoding uncharacterized protein LOC127066709 isoform X2: MKSLRHLSRGIRKFERTLLKDGASKIRYSSSRSVSARSEERFIRGQNQEIIIPSPYGEVTYPNSKIPEYVWRNVNEFSKLIALECGVTGRKYTYGQARDAANYVARSLRNLKFAEGDIIALIAPNLPEWALAFLGILEAGLVVTTINPYYTVEEITMQLELSGAKGIVTAKEILPVVRKAAAKHRLGSSLIVIDDGTTGPTTEGTILFKDLITRGKDLPGLKALNRSTEDLAVLPFSSGTTGLPKGVMLTHANLVSNMEMVNAIVDQDMWIRATTEEYQDVIPIFLPSFHIFGMNGILLPCLAAGTKLVTLPKFQPETFLDVFVKQKPTILICVPPIILFLSVSPLVKKEHLSNVRTAFSGAAPLSKEDVDRFYDKFRLDNSRFKFCQGYGLTECAPVAFMEKTGLKYASIGKNICGCDARLVDPVTKVDICEPRRNGELWIRGPHVMKGYFDNPEATKEILGEDGWLKTGDIAYFDDDLDFFITDRLKELIKVKGFQVPPAELESLLRTHPDVEEAAIIGIPDARSGEVPRAYVVLKKDRKISEEEIKNFIKGKVSEYKRLNGGVSFVRDIPKNASGKILRIKIKEAYLRGNL, from the exons ATGAAGTCGTTGAGGCACCTTTCCCGTGGCATCAGGAAATTCGAGCGGACGCTCCTAAAGGATGGAGCGAGTAAAATACGGTATTCGAGCTCGAGGAGCGTCTCCGCGCGATCGGAAGAAAGATTTATTCGAGGTCAAAACCAAGAGATAATCATTCCTTCGCCTTACGGTGAGGTCACTTATCCGAATTCTAAGATACCGGAATACGTTTGGCGCAACGTTAACGAATTTTCCAAGCTAATTGCCCTG GAATGCGGTGTAACCGGTAGGAAATATACGTACGGGCAAGCGAGGGACGCTGCGAACTACGTCGCGAGGAGTTTGAGGAACTTGAAGTTCGCGGAAGGCGATATAATTGCCTTGATTGCTCCCAATTTGCCGGAATGGGCTCTAGCTTTTCTCGGCATTTTGGAGGCTGGTCTCGTCGTTACGACTATCAATCCATATTACACGGTTG AGGAAATAACGATGCAATTGGAGTTGTCCGGGGCGAAGGGTATCGTCACCGCGAAAGAGATTCTCCCGGTGGTAAGGAAAGCAGCAGCGAAGCACAGATTGGGATCGTCCCTTATCGTTATAGACGACGGAACGACGGGTCCGACGACGGAAGGAACGATACTTTTCAAG GACCTGATAACTCGCGGCAAGGACTTGCCGGGGTTGAAAGCCCTGAACCGTTCCACCGAAGACCTCGCGGTTTTACCTTTCTCGAGTGGCACGACGGGTCTGCCGAAAGGTGTGATGCTAACGCACGCCAATTTAGTCTCGAACATGGAAATGGTGAATGCCATCGTTGATCAGGATATGTGGATTCGAGCGACGACGG aagaaTATCAAGACGTTATACCAATATTTCTACCTAGCTTTCACATTTTTGGCATGAACGGGATCCTGCTACCGTGCCTGGCGGCCGGAACGAAGCTCGTTACGCTTCCGAAATTCCAACCGGAGACGTTTCTCGACGTTTTCGTCAAGCAGAAG CCAACGATTTTGATTTGCGTACCGCCGATAATATTGTTTCTGTCAGTTTCGCCGTTAGTCAAAAAAGAACATCTCTCGAACGTACGAACTGCTTTCAGCGGAGCAGCGCCGCTTTCGAAGGAGGACGTCGATAGATTTTACGACAAGTTTCGATTAGACAACAGTCGTTTCAAATTCTGCCAAG GGTATGGATTAACGGAGTGCGCGCCCGTGGCCTTTATGGAAAAGACGGGCTTAAAGTACGCGAGTATCGGAAAGAATATTTGCGGTTGCGACGCGAGGTTGGTGGATCCGGTAACGAAGGTAGACATTTGCGAGCCCCGTAGGAACGGCGAATTGTGGATCAGAGGACCTCACGTCATGAAAGGTTACTTCGATAATCCGGAAGCCACCAAGGAAATATTGGGCGAGGACGGTTGGTTGAAAACCGGCGACATAGCTTACTTCGACGACGATTTAGATTTCTTCATTACCGATAGGTTGAAGGAGCTGATCAAGGTCAAAGGTTTTCAG GTCCCACCGGCCGAATTGGAGTCACTTTTGAGAACGCATCCCGACGTAGAGGAAGCCGCGATAATAGGTATTCCCGACGCAAGATCCGGAGAAGTGCCGAGAGCTTACGTCGTCTTGAAAAAGGACAGGAAGATCAGCGAGGAGGAAATCAAGAATTTCATTAAGGGAAAGGTTTCCGAGTACAAGCGACTCAATG GTGGCGTTTCATTCGTCCGAGACATTCCCAAAAATGCATCCGGCAAGATCCTTCGAATTAAGATCAAGGAAGCGTATCTAAGAGGAAATTTGTAG
- the LOC127066709 gene encoding uncharacterized protein LOC127066709 isoform X1, with the protein MRYSQRRQSYPGMKSLRHLSRGIRKFERTLLKDGASKIRYSSSRSVSARSEERFIRGQNQEIIIPSPYGEVTYPNSKIPEYVWRNVNEFSKLIALECGVTGRKYTYGQARDAANYVARSLRNLKFAEGDIIALIAPNLPEWALAFLGILEAGLVVTTINPYYTVEEITMQLELSGAKGIVTAKEILPVVRKAAAKHRLGSSLIVIDDGTTGPTTEGTILFKDLITRGKDLPGLKALNRSTEDLAVLPFSSGTTGLPKGVMLTHANLVSNMEMVNAIVDQDMWIRATTEEYQDVIPIFLPSFHIFGMNGILLPCLAAGTKLVTLPKFQPETFLDVFVKQKPTILICVPPIILFLSVSPLVKKEHLSNVRTAFSGAAPLSKEDVDRFYDKFRLDNSRFKFCQGYGLTECAPVAFMEKTGLKYASIGKNICGCDARLVDPVTKVDICEPRRNGELWIRGPHVMKGYFDNPEATKEILGEDGWLKTGDIAYFDDDLDFFITDRLKELIKVKGFQVPPAELESLLRTHPDVEEAAIIGIPDARSGEVPRAYVVLKKDRKISEEEIKNFIKGKVSEYKRLNGGVSFVRDIPKNASGKILRIKIKEAYLRGNL; encoded by the exons GCGATACTCTCAACGACGACAGTCTTATCCAGGTATGAAGTCGTTGAGGCACCTTTCCCGTGGCATCAGGAAATTCGAGCGGACGCTCCTAAAGGATGGAGCGAGTAAAATACGGTATTCGAGCTCGAGGAGCGTCTCCGCGCGATCGGAAGAAAGATTTATTCGAGGTCAAAACCAAGAGATAATCATTCCTTCGCCTTACGGTGAGGTCACTTATCCGAATTCTAAGATACCGGAATACGTTTGGCGCAACGTTAACGAATTTTCCAAGCTAATTGCCCTG GAATGCGGTGTAACCGGTAGGAAATATACGTACGGGCAAGCGAGGGACGCTGCGAACTACGTCGCGAGGAGTTTGAGGAACTTGAAGTTCGCGGAAGGCGATATAATTGCCTTGATTGCTCCCAATTTGCCGGAATGGGCTCTAGCTTTTCTCGGCATTTTGGAGGCTGGTCTCGTCGTTACGACTATCAATCCATATTACACGGTTG AGGAAATAACGATGCAATTGGAGTTGTCCGGGGCGAAGGGTATCGTCACCGCGAAAGAGATTCTCCCGGTGGTAAGGAAAGCAGCAGCGAAGCACAGATTGGGATCGTCCCTTATCGTTATAGACGACGGAACGACGGGTCCGACGACGGAAGGAACGATACTTTTCAAG GACCTGATAACTCGCGGCAAGGACTTGCCGGGGTTGAAAGCCCTGAACCGTTCCACCGAAGACCTCGCGGTTTTACCTTTCTCGAGTGGCACGACGGGTCTGCCGAAAGGTGTGATGCTAACGCACGCCAATTTAGTCTCGAACATGGAAATGGTGAATGCCATCGTTGATCAGGATATGTGGATTCGAGCGACGACGG aagaaTATCAAGACGTTATACCAATATTTCTACCTAGCTTTCACATTTTTGGCATGAACGGGATCCTGCTACCGTGCCTGGCGGCCGGAACGAAGCTCGTTACGCTTCCGAAATTCCAACCGGAGACGTTTCTCGACGTTTTCGTCAAGCAGAAG CCAACGATTTTGATTTGCGTACCGCCGATAATATTGTTTCTGTCAGTTTCGCCGTTAGTCAAAAAAGAACATCTCTCGAACGTACGAACTGCTTTCAGCGGAGCAGCGCCGCTTTCGAAGGAGGACGTCGATAGATTTTACGACAAGTTTCGATTAGACAACAGTCGTTTCAAATTCTGCCAAG GGTATGGATTAACGGAGTGCGCGCCCGTGGCCTTTATGGAAAAGACGGGCTTAAAGTACGCGAGTATCGGAAAGAATATTTGCGGTTGCGACGCGAGGTTGGTGGATCCGGTAACGAAGGTAGACATTTGCGAGCCCCGTAGGAACGGCGAATTGTGGATCAGAGGACCTCACGTCATGAAAGGTTACTTCGATAATCCGGAAGCCACCAAGGAAATATTGGGCGAGGACGGTTGGTTGAAAACCGGCGACATAGCTTACTTCGACGACGATTTAGATTTCTTCATTACCGATAGGTTGAAGGAGCTGATCAAGGTCAAAGGTTTTCAG GTCCCACCGGCCGAATTGGAGTCACTTTTGAGAACGCATCCCGACGTAGAGGAAGCCGCGATAATAGGTATTCCCGACGCAAGATCCGGAGAAGTGCCGAGAGCTTACGTCGTCTTGAAAAAGGACAGGAAGATCAGCGAGGAGGAAATCAAGAATTTCATTAAGGGAAAGGTTTCCGAGTACAAGCGACTCAATG GTGGCGTTTCATTCGTCCGAGACATTCCCAAAAATGCATCCGGCAAGATCCTTCGAATTAAGATCAAGGAAGCGTATCTAAGAGGAAATTTGTAG